A single genomic interval of Spinacia oleracea cultivar Varoflay chromosome 6, BTI_SOV_V1, whole genome shotgun sequence harbors:
- the LOC130463983 gene encoding uncharacterized protein, producing the protein MLSTRSIGESWRVHSRTGVPATELVVEGASYYQFIQDSLRLPEPGAEGPDPLLGGWVLPDARISYIGESGSEIVETFPEDRVFHAPLPEGVEAVCTFHLCTLLYIFSFFFTDILVLGSGPYGQCDGGSDQPVEVRVGSSSVCTFLQEPPLYSGNVPSLF; encoded by the exons atgctgtctactcgctcgataggcgagtcgtggagggtccactcgaggactggtgtgccggcgacagagttggtggtagagggagctagctattaccagtttatccaggattctcttcgtctcccggagcctggcgct gagggtcctgaccctttgttggggggatgggtgcttcccgatgctcggatctcgtatatcggagagagtggatccgagattgtggagactttcccggaagaccgggttttccatgctccgctccctgagggagtagaggcggtatgcacctttcatttgtgtactcttctttatattttttctttcttttttactgacattcttgttttaggttccggcccgtacggccaatgcgatggtgggagtgatcaaccggttgaagtccgcgttggttcgagctcggtctgcactttcttgcaggagcccccactctactcgggtaatgtgccctctctcttttga